A single window of Capsicum annuum cultivar UCD-10X-F1 unplaced genomic scaffold, UCD10Xv1.1 ctg72289, whole genome shotgun sequence DNA harbors:
- the LOC124894255 gene encoding myosin-9-like has protein sequence METLNSTEPHYIRCVKPNNLLKPAIFENVNIMQQLRCGGVLEAIRISCAGYPTHKTFSEFMNRFGLLAPDILAEPADEQVACEKILKKTGLAGYQVI, from the exons ATGGAAACTTTAAATTCTACAGAACCTCATTACATCAGATGTGTGAAGCCTAACAATCTTTTGAAACCTGCAATATTTGAGAACGTTAACATTATGCAGCAGCTACGTTGTGGT gGCGTTCTAGAGGCAATTAGAATTAGTTGTGCTGGCTATCCTACGCATAAGACATTTTCTGAGTTTATGAATCGATTTGGTCTTCTTGCTCCAGACATCTTGGCGGAACC GGCTGATGAACAGGTTGCGTGTGAAAAGATATTAAAAAAGAcaggccttgctgggtatcaggTTATTTGA